From one Lolium rigidum isolate FL_2022 chromosome 4, APGP_CSIRO_Lrig_0.1, whole genome shotgun sequence genomic stretch:
- the LOC124648791 gene encoding dirigent protein 11-like: MACGAQAAKMVAMLAILLIAMADSHPQPERTCSSSVECACAERCVREYPSVDSDPPFKISPVCTHRTEHELYTRLYLHHAYLGHHMSQHKVLSTEFKNGFGSMTVNDWLVTDGPSRDTKVVARAKGVHIQAGMDTHSYYVSFNMVFEEGRFKGSTLQVMGTVVEKGEWAIVGGTGELTLARGVIYKHGSEFVRDEGDCIELDIHCLYTPMERSKGTSWTFEA; the protein is encoded by the exons ATGGCTTGCGGTGCTCAAGCGGCGAAGATGGTTGCGATGCTGGCCATCCTGCTCATCGCCATGGCCGACTCCCATCCCCAGCCGGAGCGGACCTGCAGCAGCTCCGTCGAGTGCGCCTGCGCCGAGAGGTGCGTCCGCGAGTACCCTAGCGTCGACAGCGATCCCCCTTTCAAGATCTCTCCCGTTTGCACCCATCGCACGGAGCACGAGCTCTACACTCGCCTCTACCTGCATCACGCCTATTTAGGACACCACATGAGCCAGCACAAGGTACTGTCTACCGAGTTCAAAAACGGTTTTGGATCCATGACTGTCAATGACTGGCTCGTCACCGATGGACCTAGCCGTgacaccaaggttgtggcccgtgCCAAGGGCGTCCATATCCAGGCTGGAATGGACACCCATAGCTACTACGTTTCTTTCAACATGGTGTTCGAAGAGGGCAG GTTCAAAGGCTCTACACTTCAAGTCATGGGAACCGTTGTGGAAAAAGGTGAATGGGCCATAGTTGGTGGAACTGGAGAACTTACGTTAGCTCGTGGAGTCATTTATAAACATGGCTCGGAGTTCGTTCGTGACGAGGGTGACTGTATTGAGCTTGACATTCATTGTCTCTACACCCCTATGGAAAGATCAAAG GGTACTTCTTGGACATTCGAGGCATGA